Proteins from a genomic interval of Euleptes europaea isolate rEulEur1 chromosome 18, rEulEur1.hap1, whole genome shotgun sequence:
- the BCKDK gene encoding 3-methyl-2-oxobutanoate dehydrogenase [lipoamide] kinase, mitochondrial → MMWKSLLMVDLGGVGSRAPCALPLLLSALRNRSTSAIDQQHELARERSKTVTSFYNQSAIDIAAEKASVRLTPTTMLYSGRSQDGSHLLKSARYLHHELPVRIAHRIKGFRRLPFIIGCNPTILHVHELYIRAFQKLSEFPPITDHESEAQYCKLVRLLLDDHKDIVTLLAEGLRECRKHIQDEKLIRSFLDKTLTSRLGIRMLATHHLALHEDKPDFVGIICTRLSPKKIIEKWVDFARRLCEHKYGNAPRVRINGHVAARFPFIPMPLDYILPELLKNAMRATMESHLDTPYNVPDIVITIANNDIDLIIRISDRGAGIPHDHVDKVTDYHFTTAEASAQDPRINTLFGNMVEMGNSAQSGPMHGFGFGLPTSRAYAEYLGGSLTLQSLQGIGTDVYLRLKHIDGKEESFRI, encoded by the exons ATGATGTGGAAATCACTGCTGATGGTGGACCTAGGGGGAGTGGGGAGCCGGGCTCCCTGTGCGCTCCCGCTCCTTCTGTCTGCCCTCCGGAATCGGTCCACTTCAGCTATTGATCAGCAGCATGAGCTGGCCCGCGAGAGATCGAAGACCGTTACCTCTTTCTATAACCAGTCAGCCATCGACATAGCAGCCGAGAAG GCCTCCGTGAGGTTGACACCCACCACCATGTTGTATTCGGGGCGTTCTCAGGATGGAAGCCACCTGCTG AAAAGTGCCCGTTACCTGCATCATGAGCTGCCCGTCCGCATCGCGCATCGCATCAAAGGCTTTCGGAGACTCCCCTTCATTATCGGCTGCAACCCTACCATCCTCCACGTG CACGAGCTGTACATTCGAGCCTTCCAGAAACTGAGCGAATTCCCCCCA ATCACAGACCATGAGTCAGAGGCCCAGTATTGCAAACTGGTCCGGCTGCTCCTCGATGACCACAAAGACATCGTGACGCTGCTGGCTGAGGGCTTGCGGGAATGTCGCAAGCACATACAG GATGAGAAGCTGATCCGCTCTTTCCTGGACAAGACGCTCACTTCACGCCTGGGTATCCGGATGCTGGCCACTCACCATCTTGCTTTGCATGAGGACAAG CCAGACTTTGTTGGGATTATATGCACCCGCCTGTCCCCGAAGAAAATAATTGAGAAGTGGGTCGATTTTGCCAG GCGACTGTGTGAGCACAAGTACGGGAACGCTCCGCGGGTGCGGATCAATGGGCACGTGGCTGCTCGCTTCCCTTTCATCCCCATGCCTCTTGACTATATCCTTCCAGAGCTGCTCAAGAATGCCATGCG aGCCACCATGGAGTCTCACTTGGACACGCCCTACAACGTGCCAGACATTGTCATAACCATTGCCAACAATGACATTGACTTGATCATAAG GATTTCAGACCGAGGCGCAGGCATCCCTCATGACCACGTTGACAAGGTGACCGATTACCACTTCACCACAGCGGAAGCGAGTGCTCAGGACCCACGCATTAATACTCTGTTCGGCAACATGGTGGAAATGGGAAACAGCGCCCAGTCGGGGCCCATGCATGG gTTTGGCTTTGGGCTGCCCACCTCCCGTGCCTACGCCGAATACCTGGGTGGCTCTCTGACCCTCCAGTCCCTGCAGGGCATCGGCACAGATGTCTACCTTCGCCTCAAGCACATTGATGGCAAAGAGGAGAGCTTCCGCATCTAG